A segment of the Colletotrichum destructivum chromosome 3, complete sequence genome:
CGTGCAGGTACATGCGCACtcgctcctcctcttcctccaacCGTGTCTCCGCCTTCTTCATGTATTCGACAACGCTGTTTTCGGCAACGAACTGTTTGGATTCGTTCTGGTAGTACTCCTTGGTGGCGGCCAGGAAAGGGCGCTCGAAGTGGAAGCGGTAGACGTCAAGCGTCGACTTGGTGGGATCGGTATCGTCCAGTCCAAGAGAGACAAAGGAGTCGACAACCTGCTTAATCTGGCCATATTCGATGGTCTCGCCATTGCgctgcttctcgaccagCTTCAAGACGGCTTCCATGACCTTGGTCGAAACCTGCTCGAAAAGCACCCGGCGCCATTGCACAAGATGGAGCGTGTATACGTCGTATATGTTCTTTTTCCCCTCATCCATCTCGCGCTTGACCCAGTGGCGGTTAAGATAGCGAAAGAGGTGATGGATGTACTTGGCGGCAATCGTGTATCGGTTCCACTCCTTGATGTAGAATGTCAGCAACGCCTCGTCGGTGTGCGTCTTGGACTGCTGGACGAGTCCTCCGAGGTGTAGCTTAAGATAGTCGATGAGCTTGTTGTATAGCTCCTCTCCGAGAAGGTGAGCTGTCCACACAGATCAGTATGATGACCGTACATGCCGTTGGGAGGGGTCTTGTCTGGCTCACCTCCCCTGTGGTTACCGGACCCAATGCTTCCTTGAGGAACCGACAGCCCGACGGCTTTTTGGGAGGTACAGAAGTTGTGAACGGCACTAAACACTGTTAGAAGACATCGGAAGCGGTCGGCAGGTAAAGCGTACGTGTAGACTCCCATGTACTGCAGCAAGCGACGGTCAGCACTTCTCATCGGACCACCAGCAGTAGAGGACAAGGCGGCGTGGGGTAATGTGACTTACGATCTGCATGTCGATACCACGCTCAAGATCCAGCATGATGCGTTGAATGCCGGCTTCCAAGTACTTCCATCTGTGTTCGGTCAGCGCGGGGTGTCGGGcaacgacggtgccgtcgcgAGGCTACAGATGTCCACTCACGTGGCTCCAATGTCCTCACGGTTAGGGACCGGGGGCATCTGGACAGCGGGCGCCATCTTGGCTGTTGACATGATCCGAGGATCTCGGGTCAAGTACGCGGTCGGCAGAGGGAatcggcgaggccgtcgtggccgtcgtggtggtgggtggatAGAATGTTGGTTCGGGGGCGACTTGTCGTGGGGGAAGCGGGGAGGACCTCCTGCGAAAGATGACGGACTTAGAAAAATCGCCTTCAGACGGGGGGAGTGATGAGTATATGAGTCTCCAAGCCTGCCCTGCTTGTGGCCAGAAGAGTGAAGAGTCGAGCCGTTTTTGCAGGAAGAGAGTAATGTGTTTGTGGTACAGACCACGACGGCTCCAGAAATCGTCGTTGAAGTGCGAAAGATGGAAACGTGAGGCCGTTGTCGCAAGGGttgagagagggagaggctGCCGTACGGGGGGACGGGGGTAATACTGTACCTCGCAACtggggaagggaaggaacgTAGCGCCCTTTGTCTGAGTCAGAGcggaaggggaaggaagtCGTCAAATGGCGCCGCgaagaggaaaggaaaaagagaagacgATTTCGTAGTCTAGATGCAGAGCTGGACGCGATCAGGCAGATATGAGTAGGTTGTAAGTGGAAAGAAAGGTTGCCTGGGCGGGTTTGCTTGCTGGGCGAGGTGCTGCAGCAGTGCGAATGAGGTGCGTGTGAGGCGTTCAGTGGTGGAGGTCTGGAGGCGGCCAGCCCGACCCACGTAGGTAACACGACCACGCCTTGCTGTACCAGACACTGACGCCTATGGGCCACCTTCAACCAACCTGGAACTCAGTCAATACAGAGCGCCCTGAGCAGCGTGGTCAAGGCTTGGAGTCTGGGACTGGCTGCCGGAAAGAAAGTGGGGTAACCTGCCTAGAATAGTCTAGTGTGAAAACTGCCGCCTGCCACCGCCCCAGCACACAGTTTACAgatagataggtaggtaatCTGCAATAGGGAAAAAGGCGTGCTCAACTGCCAAGTTGCACTTCATGACAATGGGCCTTGCTTATGCTTACTACATTCTTATACGATTCAGTCGATTTCTCCCCTTTACTGTCAATCATCTATTGGTTTATGATATACCATACTATTGACTAGCACAATGAACAGTCGCTACCTTTCTATCTGCGCGTTTCCCAGAGCCTTTTGCTTCCTTTAATTGCCCAACTGTATCATGTACTGGCTACAGTTCCTCGGGGACTATTGCACGCTTCCTTGCCCAGCCTGACTGGAGTAGACGGGGAGAGCAACATTTGACCCCCTTTCCTTGCAGCATTGTCCTTGTCTTTATGGGCCTCGGTCAATGCCGTCCTTGCAGGGGCTCAAAGAGTTCACAAACTGGCCTTCTGAAAGCATACAGACTGCCGGTTGATATAGAAAATGCATCCCAAAGAAAAGAGTGAGTTTCTGGTTAGAGTCTTTGGATATGAAGATGTTCAAGGAGACATTTCTTATAAAACCAATAAAACAGATGACTGCAAAGGGCACAGATCACAACCAATTGCTACAATATAACCCTAGGAACAAACAGCAAGACGTGACGAAAGCCATGGAGTATTTATGGTTAACAAAGAAGAAACAACCGCGATGAACAAACCGCGCTCCAGCTATAGTACAGGCTTTTAATACACCGGGTATACCCAACAAACAAGACCAAGACAGTTCCCCTCCCCAAGCTACATGTGGTCGCGAGAGCTCTCGTCTTCCCCGCCCCCCAGCCGCTGAACTGTACGGAAAATATTAACCATAAAGTTCATGATCCATGCCAGCAGACCGGCTAGCATAAAAGATGCCAACGCCTGGCTGAGTTGCCTCACCTGGCCTGCCTCGACATTGTGGAAGACCAGGGATTCGAAAGCCAGTGATGTGCTGGCGGATTTGAACACTATGAAGAAGAGGTCCAGCAGGATGAGGGCAATCTTTTGGACGGCGGGCCGGAGACCTAACGGTTTACCCGTGTACTCGTCCCAAAGCATGTAGCCTATGTATGGTACTGCGACTGTATCGACGGCAATGGCGACTATACTTTGCGCGCGTTCCGGGCTGGTGTTGCTCTTGGCATCCTCCTTTTGGTAAATGCGTGCCGCGATAGCCAGCGCAACGATGGAAGTGAGCATAACGGTTAGTCGAAAAACGAGGGGTACCAGGTAATGACGTAGGATGAGAGACCACATCCTCTGCCACATAGTCTTGGATCGTCGCTGCTTCGACGACGCCTTTTCCAGATCTCGATGTACGGTTTCGTCATACCGCTTGTTGAAGTCGGGCTGTAACTTATCCAACACCTCGACATCTACAACTTCCGACTCTTCGCCTTCCATGTGCCCGTAGGCCGACGACTGGAGAAAGTCTCTCCATGCTGCTGGTGGGCCTTGGGTTGCGGGCCTGTGTGCCGAGACGATGACGGGCTCCGCGGTTCGTAAGTGATCCCATTTTCTACCGTGCTGTGCGCCCTTGCCGCGAAAGACGTCTGTAAGCCTGGCCTTGGGCCTCGGGCGGGCGTTTTCCAAAACGGGATCACCGGCCCAGTCAACATAACCGTCTTTTGATACGCGGCGGTCTGGTTCGTTGGGTGAGTGGTTATGCTGCGGCTGAACGGCTCGAGCCGGGGGTGAGAGTAATTGAAGCTGGTCCTCTGTTGGCGCGCCGTAACGTGTTTCATACGAATCGATCCAGGCTATCACGATGGAGTGGTTAGCAAGGCTCTTATATAGCGGTGACCCGGACGGGCCGAGGTAGCAATCTTACGGGGAAGCGACCGCGGTCCCCTCAGTCGTGGGGCGCCAGTGTCTATAGCAGTGCTGCTTGTGCCAACCGATGCTCTGAAGTCCCGCGAGCCAGAACTGCCAGGCGGATGACTGGACGTGCTCATCGCGGTCGCAGCCGCGGCCGAAGCAGGACCCGTTAGGGCTGAGATGTGGGCTATTTCGATGTGGGTAGTGATCGATAGCGTCGTAGGTTCAACGCTTTCTTAATGGCGTAAGGGAAGGCTCGCATATTAATATGCAGTCTGCCTTTCGGCCGAAGCAGTAGGATGCGAGTGTTATCGATGCTATCGCGGTTGGTGATGTGGCGTTGTGTGCACGTATGTATAGTCGAAGTCGGTACACTCGTAAAAGGGTAAAGGGAAAGGTGACGACAAAGGAGCGAGAGAAGCGAAAGAAGGCAGAATTATGGCCTGAAAAGCAAGTAAGGACGGCAGAAGCAAGATAAGGTCGAGTAAAAAGTAAAGTAAGGTCAGAAAGGAGGGCGCGTGACAGCAGATGGACAGCAACCCGTTGGGTGCGCTGCGTTCTctcaacggcggcggaggtggcggcTGCGTCTCGTGGAGAGAGATTAAGCTAGcgctgctggctggctcGATTTCGATGGCGCTGTTCAGCTGCGCGATGTTATGTCTACCAGTTCAGAAAACACACCGAAATGAGAGCAGACGACGGCACGGCACGACACGACACGGCACTCCGGTTGACCCACGGTTGAGTCTGTGACGATGCCTCTCGCCCGGGCGTTCCAGCAAACCGGGGGACTTTTGCAGAGAGACTGCAGCAGTTGGCGAGTTGGAGGGAAATAGACGAAATCGGAGGGAGGGCTGGGGAACGGGAGGGAGGGAATGGGAGACCCAATGGAGCGTGCTTGGGTGACAGGCAGAGTGCGGTAGCACTGGA
Coding sequences within it:
- a CDS encoding Putative regulator of phospholipase D Srf1 is translated as MSTSSHPPGSSGSRDFRASVGTSSTAIDTGAPRLRGPRSLPPWIDSYETRYGAPTEDQLQLLSPPARAVQPQHNHSPNEPDRRVSKDGYVDWAGDPVLENARPRPKARLTDVFRGKGAQHGRKWDHLRTAEPVIVSAHRPATQGPPAAWRDFLQSSAYGHMEGEESEVVDVEVLDKLQPDFNKRYDETVHRDLEKASSKQRRSKTMWQRMWSLILRHYLVPLVFRLTVMLTSIVALAIAARIYQKEDAKSNTSPERAQSIVAIAVDTVAVPYIGYMLWDEYTGKPLGLRPAVQKIALILLDLFFIVFKSASTSLAFESLVFHNVEAGQVRQLSQALASFMLAGLLAWIMNFMVNIFRTVQRLGGGEDESSRDHM